In Oxyura jamaicensis isolate SHBP4307 breed ruddy duck chromosome 20, BPBGC_Ojam_1.0, whole genome shotgun sequence, the following are encoded in one genomic region:
- the ATP5F1E gene encoding ATP synthase subunit epsilon, mitochondrial has product MVAYWRQAGLSYIRYSQICAQAVRAAMKPQYKAEAERAAMATVKTVKPKKE; this is encoded by the exons ATGGTGGCGTACTGGCGGCAGGCCGGCCTCAG CTACATCCGCTACTCGCAGATCTGCGCCCAGGCCGTCCGAGCGGCCATGAAGCCTCAGTACAAGGCCGAGGCGGAGAGGGCGGCGATGGCCACCGTGAAGACCGTGAAGCCCAAGAAGGAGTGA
- the PRELID3B gene encoding PRELI domain containing protein 3B, producing MRIWTSEHVFDHPWETVTTAAMQKYPNPMNPSVVGVDVLDRHVDKSGKLHSHRLLSTEWGIPSIVKSLIGTCRTKTYVQEHSVVDPVKKTMELKSSNISFTNLVSVDERLVYKPHPHEPDKTILTQEAIISVKGVSLSSYLEGLMANTISSNANKGREALEWVINRLNAEIEEFAASARGTMRNSMAAAAFVEK from the exons ATGAGGATCTGGACCTCGGAGCACGTCTTCGA TCACCCCTGGGAAACAGTAACAACGGCTGCCATGCAGAAGTACCCGAACCCGATGAACCCCAGCGTGGTCGGAGTCGATGTCCTGGACAGACACGTAGACAAGAGCGGGAAGCTGCACAGCCACAGGCTGCTCAGTACGGAGTGGGGAATACCCTCCATTGTGAAATCG CTCATTGGCACGTGTAGAACGAAGACATACGTTCAGGAGCACTCTGTTGTTGACccagtgaagaaaacaatggaGCTTAAATCCAGTAAT ATTTCATTTACAAATCTAGTGTCAGTAGATGAGAGGCTTGTCTACAAACCACACCCTCATGAACCAGACAA aACCATTTTGACGCAAGAAGCAATAATATCTGTAAAAGGTGTCAGTCTCAGTAGTTACCTAGAAGGGTTAATGGCAAACACAATTTCTTCCAATGCTAATAAA GGACGtgaagcattggaatgggtAATAAATAGACTGAATGCTGAAATTGAGGAGTTCGCAGCTTCAGCAAGAGGAACCATGAGGAATtcaatggcagcagcagcatttgtaGAGAAATGA